A window from Pagrus major chromosome 4, Pma_NU_1.0 encodes these proteins:
- the LOC140995083 gene encoding uncharacterized protein yields MICRIPLLISLNCICGTFVNVAQTSYQAEENHNITLEWMFTTTTDTSPNSLYIFCQLITDHTAPVLFELHEGVEVPESRDQQFAGRVQWDKDVLRDGRLRLHVSSLRTEDSGQYLCEVMTNSGVNSSDCRLNVCAARDQPEPERPNTDTPERPNTASRGRIGLYCGLGLTAAVVVVVFVSYLFIHCQSDESSGGFTLSYSSA; encoded by the exons ATGATCTGCAGGATCCCGCTGCTCATCAGCCTCAACTGTATCTGTG gaacatttgtaaatgtggcACAGACCTCCTATCAGGCAGAggagaaccacaacatcacactgGAATGGATGTTCACAACCACAACTGACACTTCCCCCAACTCCCTTTATATCTTCTGTCAGCTGATAACTGATCACACAGCCCCAGTCCTGTTTGAACTACATGAAGGTGTTGAGGTCCCAGAGTCTCGGGATCAACAGTTTGCAGGACGAGTCCAGTGGGACAAAGATGTCCTCAGAGACGGACGACTCAGACTTCATGTGTCCAGCCTCAGGACTGAGGACTCAGGCCAGTACCTGTGTGAAGTGATGACAAACTCTGGTGTGAACTCCAGTGATTGTCGGCTCAACGTCTGTG CAGCGAGGGATCAGCCCGAACCTGAGAGAccgaacacagacacacctgagagacCAAACACAGCAAGTCGAGGAAGGATCGGCCTCTACTGTGGACTGgggctgacagcagcagtggtggttgtggtgtttgttagttatttatttattcactgtcAGTCTGATGAGTCCAGTGGAGGATTTACATTAAGTTACAGCTCAGCATGA
- the LOC140994686 gene encoding high choriolytic enzyme 1-like has translation MTPSASLLLLLLLGLCQAHPLQEEGGQEEEEVPDTMDITTRILTSNNATDEFLLEGDLLAPTTRNAMTCWYQSCQWRKASNGMVMIPFTMSGEFSGWERQKIDNAMKAFHSSTCIRFVPRQNEYDYISVENKGGCFSALGRTGGRQVLSLNRQGCLYHGIIQHEINHALGFQHEQTRSDRDYYVRINWENIDPNMAYNFYKQNTNNLNTPYDYSSIMHYGRTAFSIQHGRDSITPIPNANTQIGQRQGMSYWDIMRINLLYGC, from the coding sequence ATGACTCCCTCtgccagcctgctgctgctgctcctgctcggCCTCTGTCAGGCACATCCTCTCCAGGAGGAAGgaggccaagaagaagaagaagtcccaGACACCATGGACATCACCACCAGGATTCTGACCTCCAACAACGCCACCGATGAGTTCCTGCTGGAAGGAGACCTGCTGGCTCCCACAACCAGAAATGCCATGACGTGCTGGTACCAGAGCTGCCAGTGGAGGAAAGCTTCCAACGGCATGGTGATGATCCCCTTCACCATGAGCGGTGAGTTCAGCGGCTGGGAGAGGCAGAAGATCGACAACGCCATGAAGGCCTTCCACAGCAGTACCTGCATCCGCTTCGTCCCCCGTCAGAACGAGTACGACTACATCAGCGTGGAGAACAAAGGCGGATGTTTCTCCGCTCTGGGCAGAACGGGAGGCAGACAGGTGCTCTCTCTCAACAGGCAGGGCTGCCTCTACCACGGCATCATCCAGCACGAGATCAACCACGCTCTGGGCTTCCAGCACGAACAGACCAGGAGCGACCGCGACTACTACGTCAGGATCAACTGGGAGAACATCGACCCCAACATGGCCTACAACTTCTACAAGCAGAACACCAACAACCTGAACACCCCCTACGACTACTCCTCCATCATGCACTATGGAAGAACAGCCTTCTCCATCCAGCACGGCAGGGACTCCATCACCCCCATCCCCAACGCCAACACGCAGATCGGCCAGAGGCAGGGCATGTCCTACTGGGACATCATGAGGATCAACCTGCTCTACGGCTGCTGA
- the LOC140994691 gene encoding high choriolytic enzyme 1-like, which yields MTPSASLLLLLLLGLCQAHPLQEEGGQEEEEVPDTMDITTRILTSNNATDEFLLEGDLLAPTTRNAMTCWYQSCQWRKASNGMVMIPFTMSGEFSGWERQKIDNAMKAFHSSTCIRFVPRQNEYDYISVENKGGCFSALGRTGGRQVLSLNRQGCLYHGIIQHEINHALGFQHEQTRSDRDYYVRINWENIDPNMAYNFYKQNTNNLNTPYDYSSIMHYGRTAFSIQHGRDSITPIPNANAQIGQRQGMSYWDIMRINLLYGC from the coding sequence ATGACTCCCTCtgccagcctgctgctgctgctcctgctcggCCTCTGTCAGGCACATCCTCTCCAGGAGGAAGgaggccaagaagaagaagaagtcccaGACACCATGGACATCACCACCAGGATTCTGACCTCCAACAACGCCACCGATGAGTTCCTGCTGGAAGGAGACCTGCTGGCTCCCACAACCAGAAACGCCATGACGTGCTGGTACCAGAGCTGCCAGTGGAGGAAAGCTTCCAACGGCATGGTGATGATCCCCTTCACCATGAGCGGTGAGTTCAGCGGCTGGGAGAGGCAGAAGATCGACAACGCCATGAAGGCCTTCCACAGCAGTACCTGCATCCGCTTCGTCCCCCGTCAGAACGAGTACGACTACATCAGCGTGGAGAACAAAGGCGGATGTTTCTCCGCTCTGGGCAGAACGGGAGGCAGACAGGTGCTCTCTCTCAACAGGCAGGGCTGCCTCTACCACGGCATCATCCAGCACGAGATCAACCACGCTCTGGGCTTCCAGCACGAACAGACCAGGAGCGACCGCGACTACTACGTCAGGATCAACTGGGAGAACATCGACCCCAACATGGCCTACAACTTCTACAAGCAGAACACCAACAACCTGAACACCCCCTACGACTACTCCTCCATCATGCACTATGGAAGAACAGCCTTCTCCATCCAGCACGGCAGGGACTCCATCACCCCCATCCCCAACGCCAACGCGCAGATCGGCCAGAGGCAGGGCATGTCCTACTGGGACATCATGAGGATCAACCTGCTCTACGGCTGCTGA